Proteins co-encoded in one Marmota flaviventris isolate mMarFla1 chromosome 9, mMarFla1.hap1, whole genome shotgun sequence genomic window:
- the LOC114088898 gene encoding caspase-13-like isoform X2, whose protein sequence is MLERQEVELRAVWRSLHWRRKGPRLSSMAEKKQEIERLKRLEIESKKAITGFLDNLVKKDVIKLPEDEKKKFNNATPRDKAWIVGDFIRQKPQEAVPSVIQSLLKAVKKANDTEETKAGAVEPVESTNTLKLCSPEQFQRLHNENTKKIYPIKEKNNRTRQALIICNIEFEYIPVRSGAECDITEMKGLLESLDYTVKVKKNLKAEDMKLELKKFADLPEHKSSDSMFLVLMSHGTLHGICGTMHSKENEDVLPYDSIFQIFNNCNCVALKDKPKVIIVQACRGGNRGETWVGDSPALEDSSLYSQMNLDEDGVYKTHVEKDFIAFYSSTPHNISWRYKTGGSPFIIELIKCFQKYSCCNHLEELFLRVRSSFEEPGVRAQMPTVERVTLTKPFYLFPGY, encoded by the exons aaaaaaaacaagaaatagaacGACTTAAGAGGTTGGAAATTGAGAGCAAAAAAGCCATCACTGGTTTTTTGGACAATTTGGTGAAAAAAGATGTGATTAAATTaccagaagatgaaaagaaaaaatttaataatgcCACACCTAGAGACAAGGCCTGGATTGTGGGGGACTTCATACGACAGAAGCCCCAAGAGGCAGTTCCCTCGGTTATCCAGAGTTTACTTAAGGCGGTCAAAAAGGCCAATGATACAGAAG AAACTAAGGCCGGAGCAGTTGAGCCAGTAGAATCAACTAATACCCTCAAGCTTTGTTCTCCTGAGCAATTCCAGAGACTGCATAATGAAAACACCAAAAAG ATCTAtccaataaaggagaaaaataatcgCACTCGTCAGGCGCTCATTATATGCAATATAGAGTTTGAGTATATTCCTGTGAGGAGTGGGGCTGAATGTGACATCACAGAAATGAAGGGGCTGCTTGAAAGCCTGGACTACACTGTGAAGGTGAAAAAGAATCTTAAAGCTGAG GATATGAAGTTAGAGCTGAAGAAATTTGCTGACTTACCAGAGCACAAATCCTCAGACAGCATGTTCTTGGTGCTTATGTCTCATGGCACCCTTCATGGAATCTGTGGAACTATGCATAGTAAGGAAAATGAAGATGTGCTACCTTATGACAGCATCTTCCAGATATTCAACAACTGCAACTGTGTCGCGCTTAAAGACAAACCCAAGGTCATCATTGTGCAGGCCTGCAGAGGTG GAAACAGAGGCGAAACATGGGTTGGAGACTCTCCAGCCCTGGAAGACAGCTCTTTATACTCTCAGATGAACCTGGATGAAGATGGTGTTTACAAGACCCATGTGGAGAAGGACTTCATTGCTTTCTATTCATCAACCCCAC ATAACATTTCCTGGAGATACAAAACTGGGGGCTCTCCCTTCATCATAGAACTTATCAAATGCTTCCAGAAATATTCCTGCTGCAATCACCTCGAGGAACTATTTCTGAGG GTAAGAAGTTCATTTGAGGAACCAGGTGTTCGAGCCCAGATGCCCACTGTTGAGAGAGTAACCTTGACAAAACCTTTCTACCTCTTTCCTGGCTATT GA
- the LOC114088898 gene encoding caspase-13-like isoform X1 codes for MVIAFSRIFYVKAVSKVRVKLLKPSLQLKDFFLFLTEKKQEIERLKRLEIESKKAITGFLDNLVKKDVIKLPEDEKKKFNNATPRDKAWIVGDFIRQKPQEAVPSVIQSLLKAVKKANDTEETKAGAVEPVESTNTLKLCSPEQFQRLHNENTKKIYPIKEKNNRTRQALIICNIEFEYIPVRSGAECDITEMKGLLESLDYTVKVKKNLKAEDMKLELKKFADLPEHKSSDSMFLVLMSHGTLHGICGTMHSKENEDVLPYDSIFQIFNNCNCVALKDKPKVIIVQACRGGNRGETWVGDSPALEDSSLYSQMNLDEDGVYKTHVEKDFIAFYSSTPHNISWRYKTGGSPFIIELIKCFQKYSCCNHLEELFLRVRSSFEEPGVRAQMPTVERVTLTKPFYLFPGY; via the exons ATGGTGATTGCATTTTCAAGGATATTTTATGTTAAGGCTGTGTCTAAGGTGAGAGTAAAACTCTTAAAGCCTAGCCTACAGttgaaggatttttttctatttctgacagaaaaaaaacaagaaatagaacGACTTAAGAGGTTGGAAATTGAGAGCAAAAAAGCCATCACTGGTTTTTTGGACAATTTGGTGAAAAAAGATGTGATTAAATTaccagaagatgaaaagaaaaaatttaataatgcCACACCTAGAGACAAGGCCTGGATTGTGGGGGACTTCATACGACAGAAGCCCCAAGAGGCAGTTCCCTCGGTTATCCAGAGTTTACTTAAGGCGGTCAAAAAGGCCAATGATACAGAAG AAACTAAGGCCGGAGCAGTTGAGCCAGTAGAATCAACTAATACCCTCAAGCTTTGTTCTCCTGAGCAATTCCAGAGACTGCATAATGAAAACACCAAAAAG ATCTAtccaataaaggagaaaaataatcgCACTCGTCAGGCGCTCATTATATGCAATATAGAGTTTGAGTATATTCCTGTGAGGAGTGGGGCTGAATGTGACATCACAGAAATGAAGGGGCTGCTTGAAAGCCTGGACTACACTGTGAAGGTGAAAAAGAATCTTAAAGCTGAG GATATGAAGTTAGAGCTGAAGAAATTTGCTGACTTACCAGAGCACAAATCCTCAGACAGCATGTTCTTGGTGCTTATGTCTCATGGCACCCTTCATGGAATCTGTGGAACTATGCATAGTAAGGAAAATGAAGATGTGCTACCTTATGACAGCATCTTCCAGATATTCAACAACTGCAACTGTGTCGCGCTTAAAGACAAACCCAAGGTCATCATTGTGCAGGCCTGCAGAGGTG GAAACAGAGGCGAAACATGGGTTGGAGACTCTCCAGCCCTGGAAGACAGCTCTTTATACTCTCAGATGAACCTGGATGAAGATGGTGTTTACAAGACCCATGTGGAGAAGGACTTCATTGCTTTCTATTCATCAACCCCAC ATAACATTTCCTGGAGATACAAAACTGGGGGCTCTCCCTTCATCATAGAACTTATCAAATGCTTCCAGAAATATTCCTGCTGCAATCACCTCGAGGAACTATTTCTGAGG GTAAGAAGTTCATTTGAGGAACCAGGTGTTCGAGCCCAGATGCCCACTGTTGAGAGAGTAACCTTGACAAAACCTTTCTACCTCTTTCCTGGCTATT GA
- the LOC114088898 gene encoding caspase-4-like isoform X5, protein MHPTAYSETKAGAVEPVESTNTLKLCSPEQFQRLHNENTKKIYPIKEKNNRTRQALIICNIEFEYIPVRSGAECDITEMKGLLESLDYTVKVKKNLKAEDMKLELKKFADLPEHKSSDSMFLVLMSHGTLHGICGTMHSKENEDVLPYDSIFQIFNNCNCVALKDKPKVIIVQACRGGNRGETWVGDSPALEDSSLYSQMNLDEDGVYKTHVEKDFIAFYSSTPHNISWRYKTGGSPFIIELIKCFQKYSCCNHLEELFLRVRSSFEEPGVRAQMPTVERVTLTKPFYLFPGY, encoded by the exons ATGCATCCTACTGCTTATTCAGAAACTAAGGCCGGAGCAGTTGAGCCAGTAGAATCAACTAATACCCTCAAGCTTTGTTCTCCTGAGCAATTCCAGAGACTGCATAATGAAAACACCAAAAAG ATCTAtccaataaaggagaaaaataatcgCACTCGTCAGGCGCTCATTATATGCAATATAGAGTTTGAGTATATTCCTGTGAGGAGTGGGGCTGAATGTGACATCACAGAAATGAAGGGGCTGCTTGAAAGCCTGGACTACACTGTGAAGGTGAAAAAGAATCTTAAAGCTGAG GATATGAAGTTAGAGCTGAAGAAATTTGCTGACTTACCAGAGCACAAATCCTCAGACAGCATGTTCTTGGTGCTTATGTCTCATGGCACCCTTCATGGAATCTGTGGAACTATGCATAGTAAGGAAAATGAAGATGTGCTACCTTATGACAGCATCTTCCAGATATTCAACAACTGCAACTGTGTCGCGCTTAAAGACAAACCCAAGGTCATCATTGTGCAGGCCTGCAGAGGTG GAAACAGAGGCGAAACATGGGTTGGAGACTCTCCAGCCCTGGAAGACAGCTCTTTATACTCTCAGATGAACCTGGATGAAGATGGTGTTTACAAGACCCATGTGGAGAAGGACTTCATTGCTTTCTATTCATCAACCCCAC ATAACATTTCCTGGAGATACAAAACTGGGGGCTCTCCCTTCATCATAGAACTTATCAAATGCTTCCAGAAATATTCCTGCTGCAATCACCTCGAGGAACTATTTCTGAGG GTAAGAAGTTCATTTGAGGAACCAGGTGTTCGAGCCCAGATGCCCACTGTTGAGAGAGTAACCTTGACAAAACCTTTCTACCTCTTTCCTGGCTATT GA
- the LOC114088898 gene encoding caspase-4-like isoform X3 encodes MVIAFSRIFYVKAVSKVRVKLLKPSLQLKDFFLFLTEKKQEIERLKRLEIESKKAITGFLDNLVKKDVIKLPEDEKKKFNNATPRDKAWIVGDFIRQKPQEAVPSVIQSLLKAVKKANDTEETKAGAVEPVESTNTLKLCSPEQFQRLHNENTKKIYPIKEKNNRTRQALIICNIEFEYIPVRSGAECDITEMKGLLESLDYTVKVKKNLKAEDMKLELKKFADLPEHKSSDSMFLVLMSHGTLHGICGTMHSKENEDVLPYDSIFQIFNNCNCVALKDKPKVIIVQACRGDNISWRYKTGGSPFIIELIKCFQKYSCCNHLEELFLRVRSSFEEPGVRAQMPTVERVTLTKPFYLFPGY; translated from the exons ATGGTGATTGCATTTTCAAGGATATTTTATGTTAAGGCTGTGTCTAAGGTGAGAGTAAAACTCTTAAAGCCTAGCCTACAGttgaaggatttttttctatttctgacagaaaaaaaacaagaaatagaacGACTTAAGAGGTTGGAAATTGAGAGCAAAAAAGCCATCACTGGTTTTTTGGACAATTTGGTGAAAAAAGATGTGATTAAATTaccagaagatgaaaagaaaaaatttaataatgcCACACCTAGAGACAAGGCCTGGATTGTGGGGGACTTCATACGACAGAAGCCCCAAGAGGCAGTTCCCTCGGTTATCCAGAGTTTACTTAAGGCGGTCAAAAAGGCCAATGATACAGAAG AAACTAAGGCCGGAGCAGTTGAGCCAGTAGAATCAACTAATACCCTCAAGCTTTGTTCTCCTGAGCAATTCCAGAGACTGCATAATGAAAACACCAAAAAG ATCTAtccaataaaggagaaaaataatcgCACTCGTCAGGCGCTCATTATATGCAATATAGAGTTTGAGTATATTCCTGTGAGGAGTGGGGCTGAATGTGACATCACAGAAATGAAGGGGCTGCTTGAAAGCCTGGACTACACTGTGAAGGTGAAAAAGAATCTTAAAGCTGAG GATATGAAGTTAGAGCTGAAGAAATTTGCTGACTTACCAGAGCACAAATCCTCAGACAGCATGTTCTTGGTGCTTATGTCTCATGGCACCCTTCATGGAATCTGTGGAACTATGCATAGTAAGGAAAATGAAGATGTGCTACCTTATGACAGCATCTTCCAGATATTCAACAACTGCAACTGTGTCGCGCTTAAAGACAAACCCAAGGTCATCATTGTGCAGGCCTGCAGAGGTG ATAACATTTCCTGGAGATACAAAACTGGGGGCTCTCCCTTCATCATAGAACTTATCAAATGCTTCCAGAAATATTCCTGCTGCAATCACCTCGAGGAACTATTTCTGAGG GTAAGAAGTTCATTTGAGGAACCAGGTGTTCGAGCCCAGATGCCCACTGTTGAGAGAGTAACCTTGACAAAACCTTTCTACCTCTTTCCTGGCTATT GA
- the LOC114088898 gene encoding caspase-13-like isoform X4 has protein sequence MVIAFSRIFYVKAVSKVRVKLLKPSLQLKDFFLFLTEKKQEIERLKRLEIESKKAITGFLDNLVKKDVIKLPEDEKKKFNNATPRDKAWIVGDFIRQKPQEAVPSVIQSLLKAVKKANDTEETKAGAVEPVESTNTLKLCSPEQFQRLHNENTKKIYPIKEKNNRTRQALIICNIEFEYIPVRSGAECDITEMKGLLESLDYTVKVKKNLKAEDMKLELKKFADLPEHKSSDSMFLVLMSHGTLHGICGTMHSKENEDVLPYDSIFQIFNNCNCVALKDKPKVIIVQACRGGNRGETWVGDSPALEDSSLYSQMNLDEDGVYKTHVEKDFIAFYSSTPRKKFI, from the exons ATGGTGATTGCATTTTCAAGGATATTTTATGTTAAGGCTGTGTCTAAGGTGAGAGTAAAACTCTTAAAGCCTAGCCTACAGttgaaggatttttttctatttctgacagaaaaaaaacaagaaatagaacGACTTAAGAGGTTGGAAATTGAGAGCAAAAAAGCCATCACTGGTTTTTTGGACAATTTGGTGAAAAAAGATGTGATTAAATTaccagaagatgaaaagaaaaaatttaataatgcCACACCTAGAGACAAGGCCTGGATTGTGGGGGACTTCATACGACAGAAGCCCCAAGAGGCAGTTCCCTCGGTTATCCAGAGTTTACTTAAGGCGGTCAAAAAGGCCAATGATACAGAAG AAACTAAGGCCGGAGCAGTTGAGCCAGTAGAATCAACTAATACCCTCAAGCTTTGTTCTCCTGAGCAATTCCAGAGACTGCATAATGAAAACACCAAAAAG ATCTAtccaataaaggagaaaaataatcgCACTCGTCAGGCGCTCATTATATGCAATATAGAGTTTGAGTATATTCCTGTGAGGAGTGGGGCTGAATGTGACATCACAGAAATGAAGGGGCTGCTTGAAAGCCTGGACTACACTGTGAAGGTGAAAAAGAATCTTAAAGCTGAG GATATGAAGTTAGAGCTGAAGAAATTTGCTGACTTACCAGAGCACAAATCCTCAGACAGCATGTTCTTGGTGCTTATGTCTCATGGCACCCTTCATGGAATCTGTGGAACTATGCATAGTAAGGAAAATGAAGATGTGCTACCTTATGACAGCATCTTCCAGATATTCAACAACTGCAACTGTGTCGCGCTTAAAGACAAACCCAAGGTCATCATTGTGCAGGCCTGCAGAGGTG GAAACAGAGGCGAAACATGGGTTGGAGACTCTCCAGCCCTGGAAGACAGCTCTTTATACTCTCAGATGAACCTGGATGAAGATGGTGTTTACAAGACCCATGTGGAGAAGGACTTCATTGCTTTCTATTCATCAACCCCAC GTAAGAAGTTCATTTGA